From Acipenser ruthenus chromosome 2, fAciRut3.2 maternal haplotype, whole genome shotgun sequence, a single genomic window includes:
- the LOC117408801 gene encoding ras-related protein Rab-33B-like, whose product MLEMESSLELTNSLAASSLPPPRSRIFKIIVIGDSGVGKTCLTYRFCAGRFPDKTEATIGVDFREKIIEIDGEKIKVQLWDTAGQERFRKSMVQHYYRNVHAVVFVYDVTNPTSFQNLPSWIEECRQHSLGSEVPRLLVGNKCDLRESVRVSTDQVQKFADSQSMPLFETSAKNPDDNDHVEAIFMTLAHKLKSQKPLMLSQPAGGENSVQLKPEQKLPGICWC is encoded by the exons ATGTTGGAGATGGAGTCCTCCCTAGAACTAACCAATTCTCTCGCCGCCTCGTCGCTCCCACCGCCTCGGTCTCGTATCTTTAAAATCATCGTGATTGGCGACTCCGGGGTAGGGAAGACGTGTCTGACCTACCGGTTCTGTGCGGGCAGGTTCCCGGACAAGACCGAGGCCACAATCGGAGTAGACTTCAGGGAGAAAATTATCGAAATCGATGGAGAGAAAATAAAG GTCCAGCTATGGGACACGGCTGGGCAGGAGCGCTTCAGGAAGAGCATGGTGCAGCACTATTATCGCAACGTGCACGCTGTTGTCTTCGTGTATGACGTCACCAACCCCACCAGCTTCCAGAACCTGCCATCCTGGATCGAGGAGTGCCGGCAGCACTCCCTGGGCAGCGAGGTGCCCCGACTCCTGGTGGGCAACAAGTGTGACCTGCGAGAGTCGGTCCGGGTGAGCACAGACCAGGTGCAGAAATTCGCCGACTCCCAAAGCATGCCGCTCTTTGAGACCTCGGCCAAGAACCCAGACGACAATGACCATGTAGAAGCCATCTTCATGACCCTGGCCCACAAACTCAAGAGCCAGAAGCCACTGATGCTGAGCCAGCCAGCTGGTGGGGAGAACAGTGTGCAGCTAAAGCCAGAACAAAAGCTACCTGGCATTTGTTGGTGCTGA